A part of Ziziphus jujuba cultivar Dongzao chromosome 8, ASM3175591v1 genomic DNA contains:
- the LOC107423433 gene encoding protein DETOXIFICATION 35-like isoform X1, which translates to MEAPLLDTASAGDSEPIRSLGELKSVICLESVKVWKIAGPAVITILSQFGVYGINTMFVGHLGDIELASVSVSLNIVGTFSFGFMLGMGSALETLCGQAYGAGQVHMLGIYMQRSWIVLLVSCFFILPIYIFATPILKFFGQVDQIADLAGTFTLQTIPQLFSLAINFPCQKFLQAQSKVNVLASIAFSSLILHMAMLWLFIYQLGWGTTGAAVAFDISRWGIAVAEVVYIMVWCREAGWNGFSWLAFKDIWPFVRLSLASALMLCLEIWYTTAVYLISGHLDNPVIAVGALSICLNINNWQMMFFVGLNAAISVRVSNELGRGHPRAAKHAVYVTIFESLLIGILCMVIIFITRNKFSIIYTSDEALQRAVSHLAYLLGATMLLNSVQPVISGVAIGGGWQAMVAYINLGCYYIFGLPLGYLLSHVANLGVMGLWGGMICGLALQTIFLLFVLFKTNWNKEVEQSSERMRKWGDQFIKNDQKSNENS; encoded by the exons ATGGAGGCTCCTCTGCTTGACACAGCCTCTGCTGGAGATTCTGAGCCAATAAGGAGCTTGGGAGAGTTGAAGTCTGTTATATGTTTGGAGAGTGTGAAAGTGTGGAAAATAGCAGGTCCAGCCGTGATTACTATACTTTCTCAGTTCGGTGTCTATGGAATTAACACTATGTTTGTAGGTCACCTCGGGGATATTGAACTCGCGTCTGTCTCTGTTTCTCTCAATATCGTTGGTACCTTCTCTTTTGGTTTCATG TTGGGTATGGGGAGCGCTCTGGAAACGCTTTGTGGACAGGCATATGGTGCAGGGCAAGTTCATATGCTTGGGATTTACATGCAGCGTTCATGGATAGTCTTATTGGTTTCCTGCTTCTTCATACTGCCAATTTACATATTTGCAACTCCAATCCTGAAATTCTTTGGTCAAGTAGATCAAATAGCTGATCTTGCTGGGACATTCACACTGCAAACAATTCCTCAACTATTCTCACTTGCTATCAATTTCCCATGTCAAAAATTCCTCCAAGCTCAAAGCAAGGTCAATGTGCTTGCATCAATTGCATTTTCGTCTCTGATATTGCACATGGCAATGCTTTGGCTGTTCATTTACCAACTGGGTTGGGGCACAACTGGTGCAGCCGTGGCCTTCGACATTAGCAGATGGGGGATTGCAGTGGCTGAAGTTGTGTACATAATGGTTTGGTGCAGAGAAGCTGGTTGGAATGGGTTCTCATGGTTGGCATTCAAGGACATTTGGCCTTTCGTTAGGCTATCGCTTGCCTCAGCTCTCATGCTGTGCTTGGAGATTTGGTACACAACCGCTGTTTACCTTATAAGTGGTCATCTAGATAATCCAGTAATTGCTGTTGGTGCCCTTTCTATTTG CTTGAATATAAATAATTGGCAAATGATGTTCTTCGTGGGATTAAATGCTGCAATTAG CGTACGTGTTTCCAATGAGCTTGGCAGGGGACATCCAAGAGCAGCCAAACACGCGGTCTATGTGACAATTTTTGAGTCTCTCCTAATTGGGATATTGTGCATGGTCATAATCTTCATTACaagaaataaattttccatCATTTACACAAGTGATGAGGCTTTGCAGAGAGCCGTTTCTCACCTGGCTTACCTTCTTGGAGCGACTATGCTTCTTAACAGCGTGCAGCCTGTAATATcag GGGTTGCAATTGGAGGAGGCTGGCAAGCAATGGTAGCTTACATAAACTTGGGCTGTTACTACATTTTTGGGCTCCCACTTGGATATCTTCTTAGCCATGTTGCCAATTTGGGAGTGAtg GGACTTTGGGGGGGTATGATTTGTGGACTGGCTCTACAAaccatatttcttttgtttgtacTCTTTAAAACCAATTGGAACAAAGAG GTGGAGCAATCGTCGGAGCGCATGCGAAAGTGGGGTgaccaatttattaaaaatgaccAGAAAAGTAATGAAAATTCATGA
- the LOC107423433 gene encoding protein DETOXIFICATION 35-like isoform X4 yields MGSALETLCGQAYGAGQVHMLGIYMQRSWIVLLVSCFFILPIYIFATPILKFFGQVDQIADLAGTFTLQTIPQLFSLAINFPCQKFLQAQSKVNVLASIAFSSLILHMAMLWLFIYQLGWGTTGAAVAFDISRWGIAVAEVVYIMVWCREAGWNGFSWLAFKDIWPFVRLSLASALMLCLEIWYTTAVYLISGHLDNPVIAVGALSICLNINNWQMMFFVGLNAAISVRVSNELGRGHPRAAKHAVYVTIFESLLIGILCMVIIFITRNKFSIIYTSDEALQRAVSHLAYLLGATMLLNSVQPVISGVAIGGGWQAMVAYINLGCYYIFGLPLGYLLSHVANLGVMGLWGGMICGLALQTIFLLFVLFKTNWNKEVEQSSERMRKWGDQFIKNDQKSNENS; encoded by the exons ATGGGGAGCGCTCTGGAAACGCTTTGTGGACAGGCATATGGTGCAGGGCAAGTTCATATGCTTGGGATTTACATGCAGCGTTCATGGATAGTCTTATTGGTTTCCTGCTTCTTCATACTGCCAATTTACATATTTGCAACTCCAATCCTGAAATTCTTTGGTCAAGTAGATCAAATAGCTGATCTTGCTGGGACATTCACACTGCAAACAATTCCTCAACTATTCTCACTTGCTATCAATTTCCCATGTCAAAAATTCCTCCAAGCTCAAAGCAAGGTCAATGTGCTTGCATCAATTGCATTTTCGTCTCTGATATTGCACATGGCAATGCTTTGGCTGTTCATTTACCAACTGGGTTGGGGCACAACTGGTGCAGCCGTGGCCTTCGACATTAGCAGATGGGGGATTGCAGTGGCTGAAGTTGTGTACATAATGGTTTGGTGCAGAGAAGCTGGTTGGAATGGGTTCTCATGGTTGGCATTCAAGGACATTTGGCCTTTCGTTAGGCTATCGCTTGCCTCAGCTCTCATGCTGTGCTTGGAGATTTGGTACACAACCGCTGTTTACCTTATAAGTGGTCATCTAGATAATCCAGTAATTGCTGTTGGTGCCCTTTCTATTTG CTTGAATATAAATAATTGGCAAATGATGTTCTTCGTGGGATTAAATGCTGCAATTAG CGTACGTGTTTCCAATGAGCTTGGCAGGGGACATCCAAGAGCAGCCAAACACGCGGTCTATGTGACAATTTTTGAGTCTCTCCTAATTGGGATATTGTGCATGGTCATAATCTTCATTACaagaaataaattttccatCATTTACACAAGTGATGAGGCTTTGCAGAGAGCCGTTTCTCACCTGGCTTACCTTCTTGGAGCGACTATGCTTCTTAACAGCGTGCAGCCTGTAATATcag GGGTTGCAATTGGAGGAGGCTGGCAAGCAATGGTAGCTTACATAAACTTGGGCTGTTACTACATTTTTGGGCTCCCACTTGGATATCTTCTTAGCCATGTTGCCAATTTGGGAGTGAtg GGACTTTGGGGGGGTATGATTTGTGGACTGGCTCTACAAaccatatttcttttgtttgtacTCTTTAAAACCAATTGGAACAAAGAG GTGGAGCAATCGTCGGAGCGCATGCGAAAGTGGGGTgaccaatttattaaaaatgaccAGAAAAGTAATGAAAATTCATGA
- the LOC107423433 gene encoding protein DETOXIFICATION 35-like isoform X2, which yields MEAPLLDTASAGDSEPIRSLGELKSVICLESVKVWKIAGPAVITILSQFGVYGINTMFVGHLGDIELASVSVSLNILGMGSALETLCGQAYGAGQVHMLGIYMQRSWIVLLVSCFFILPIYIFATPILKFFGQVDQIADLAGTFTLQTIPQLFSLAINFPCQKFLQAQSKVNVLASIAFSSLILHMAMLWLFIYQLGWGTTGAAVAFDISRWGIAVAEVVYIMVWCREAGWNGFSWLAFKDIWPFVRLSLASALMLCLEIWYTTAVYLISGHLDNPVIAVGALSICLNINNWQMMFFVGLNAAISVRVSNELGRGHPRAAKHAVYVTIFESLLIGILCMVIIFITRNKFSIIYTSDEALQRAVSHLAYLLGATMLLNSVQPVISGVAIGGGWQAMVAYINLGCYYIFGLPLGYLLSHVANLGVMGLWGGMICGLALQTIFLLFVLFKTNWNKEVEQSSERMRKWGDQFIKNDQKSNENS from the exons ATGGAGGCTCCTCTGCTTGACACAGCCTCTGCTGGAGATTCTGAGCCAATAAGGAGCTTGGGAGAGTTGAAGTCTGTTATATGTTTGGAGAGTGTGAAAGTGTGGAAAATAGCAGGTCCAGCCGTGATTACTATACTTTCTCAGTTCGGTGTCTATGGAATTAACACTATGTTTGTAGGTCACCTCGGGGATATTGAACTCGCGTCTGTCTCTGTTTCTCTCAATATC TTGGGTATGGGGAGCGCTCTGGAAACGCTTTGTGGACAGGCATATGGTGCAGGGCAAGTTCATATGCTTGGGATTTACATGCAGCGTTCATGGATAGTCTTATTGGTTTCCTGCTTCTTCATACTGCCAATTTACATATTTGCAACTCCAATCCTGAAATTCTTTGGTCAAGTAGATCAAATAGCTGATCTTGCTGGGACATTCACACTGCAAACAATTCCTCAACTATTCTCACTTGCTATCAATTTCCCATGTCAAAAATTCCTCCAAGCTCAAAGCAAGGTCAATGTGCTTGCATCAATTGCATTTTCGTCTCTGATATTGCACATGGCAATGCTTTGGCTGTTCATTTACCAACTGGGTTGGGGCACAACTGGTGCAGCCGTGGCCTTCGACATTAGCAGATGGGGGATTGCAGTGGCTGAAGTTGTGTACATAATGGTTTGGTGCAGAGAAGCTGGTTGGAATGGGTTCTCATGGTTGGCATTCAAGGACATTTGGCCTTTCGTTAGGCTATCGCTTGCCTCAGCTCTCATGCTGTGCTTGGAGATTTGGTACACAACCGCTGTTTACCTTATAAGTGGTCATCTAGATAATCCAGTAATTGCTGTTGGTGCCCTTTCTATTTG CTTGAATATAAATAATTGGCAAATGATGTTCTTCGTGGGATTAAATGCTGCAATTAG CGTACGTGTTTCCAATGAGCTTGGCAGGGGACATCCAAGAGCAGCCAAACACGCGGTCTATGTGACAATTTTTGAGTCTCTCCTAATTGGGATATTGTGCATGGTCATAATCTTCATTACaagaaataaattttccatCATTTACACAAGTGATGAGGCTTTGCAGAGAGCCGTTTCTCACCTGGCTTACCTTCTTGGAGCGACTATGCTTCTTAACAGCGTGCAGCCTGTAATATcag GGGTTGCAATTGGAGGAGGCTGGCAAGCAATGGTAGCTTACATAAACTTGGGCTGTTACTACATTTTTGGGCTCCCACTTGGATATCTTCTTAGCCATGTTGCCAATTTGGGAGTGAtg GGACTTTGGGGGGGTATGATTTGTGGACTGGCTCTACAAaccatatttcttttgtttgtacTCTTTAAAACCAATTGGAACAAAGAG GTGGAGCAATCGTCGGAGCGCATGCGAAAGTGGGGTgaccaatttattaaaaatgaccAGAAAAGTAATGAAAATTCATGA
- the LOC107423433 gene encoding protein DETOXIFICATION 35-like isoform X3, translating into MEAPLLDTASAGDSEPIRSLGELKSVICLESVKVWKIAGPAVITILSQFGVYGINTMFVGHLGDIELASVSVSLNIVGTFSFGFMLGMGSALETLCGQAYGAGQVHMLGIYMQRSWIVLLVSCFFILPIYIFATPILKFFGQVDQIADLAGTFTLQTIPQLFSLAINFPCQKFLQAQSKVNVLASIAFSSLILHMAMLWLFIYQLGWGTTGAAVAFDISRWGIAVAEVVYIMVWCREAGWNGFSWLAFKDIWPFVRLSLASALMLCLEICLNINNWQMMFFVGLNAAISVRVSNELGRGHPRAAKHAVYVTIFESLLIGILCMVIIFITRNKFSIIYTSDEALQRAVSHLAYLLGATMLLNSVQPVISGVAIGGGWQAMVAYINLGCYYIFGLPLGYLLSHVANLGVMGLWGGMICGLALQTIFLLFVLFKTNWNKEVEQSSERMRKWGDQFIKNDQKSNENS; encoded by the exons ATGGAGGCTCCTCTGCTTGACACAGCCTCTGCTGGAGATTCTGAGCCAATAAGGAGCTTGGGAGAGTTGAAGTCTGTTATATGTTTGGAGAGTGTGAAAGTGTGGAAAATAGCAGGTCCAGCCGTGATTACTATACTTTCTCAGTTCGGTGTCTATGGAATTAACACTATGTTTGTAGGTCACCTCGGGGATATTGAACTCGCGTCTGTCTCTGTTTCTCTCAATATCGTTGGTACCTTCTCTTTTGGTTTCATG TTGGGTATGGGGAGCGCTCTGGAAACGCTTTGTGGACAGGCATATGGTGCAGGGCAAGTTCATATGCTTGGGATTTACATGCAGCGTTCATGGATAGTCTTATTGGTTTCCTGCTTCTTCATACTGCCAATTTACATATTTGCAACTCCAATCCTGAAATTCTTTGGTCAAGTAGATCAAATAGCTGATCTTGCTGGGACATTCACACTGCAAACAATTCCTCAACTATTCTCACTTGCTATCAATTTCCCATGTCAAAAATTCCTCCAAGCTCAAAGCAAGGTCAATGTGCTTGCATCAATTGCATTTTCGTCTCTGATATTGCACATGGCAATGCTTTGGCTGTTCATTTACCAACTGGGTTGGGGCACAACTGGTGCAGCCGTGGCCTTCGACATTAGCAGATGGGGGATTGCAGTGGCTGAAGTTGTGTACATAATGGTTTGGTGCAGAGAAGCTGGTTGGAATGGGTTCTCATGGTTGGCATTCAAGGACATTTGGCCTTTCGTTAGGCTATCGCTTGCCTCAGCTCTCATGCTGTGCTTGGAGATTTG CTTGAATATAAATAATTGGCAAATGATGTTCTTCGTGGGATTAAATGCTGCAATTAG CGTACGTGTTTCCAATGAGCTTGGCAGGGGACATCCAAGAGCAGCCAAACACGCGGTCTATGTGACAATTTTTGAGTCTCTCCTAATTGGGATATTGTGCATGGTCATAATCTTCATTACaagaaataaattttccatCATTTACACAAGTGATGAGGCTTTGCAGAGAGCCGTTTCTCACCTGGCTTACCTTCTTGGAGCGACTATGCTTCTTAACAGCGTGCAGCCTGTAATATcag GGGTTGCAATTGGAGGAGGCTGGCAAGCAATGGTAGCTTACATAAACTTGGGCTGTTACTACATTTTTGGGCTCCCACTTGGATATCTTCTTAGCCATGTTGCCAATTTGGGAGTGAtg GGACTTTGGGGGGGTATGATTTGTGGACTGGCTCTACAAaccatatttcttttgtttgtacTCTTTAAAACCAATTGGAACAAAGAG GTGGAGCAATCGTCGGAGCGCATGCGAAAGTGGGGTgaccaatttattaaaaatgaccAGAAAAGTAATGAAAATTCATGA